From Mytilus galloprovincialis chromosome 9, xbMytGall1.hap1.1, whole genome shotgun sequence, the proteins below share one genomic window:
- the LOC143046051 gene encoding noggin-2-like — MKTMLDLKVIIPLLMLSDIVLSFQTFKYGDLLGTDFFSNKIPREDRRNRRKNKLNNAINEEIPGFMRYAPKQQDLKLKRLIKKLGDDFNDKWMSIERPIDADQSEVLISDSEIIDEKLLKDVETLNMTLTDSDNAVANISDHTLNLFKRWLLLHGTCNIHFVYTDIGSMFWPRWIRKGICTTEVSCSWPPGMSCLPTEGEVIRILRWNCRRGKRKHKKGRRNKQKYSNAVKDLRKRRRDRYGGMRCKWLKIPYAVNSKCVCSC; from the coding sequence atgaaGACTATGTTAGACCTGAAAGTTATAATTCCTCTCTTAATGTTGTCTGACATTGTATTgtcatttcaaacatttaaatatggAGACCTTCTTGGTACGGATTTCTTTTCTAATAAAATTCCCCGAGAGGATCGAAGAAATCGACGAAAGAATAAATTGAACAATGCGATAAATGAAGAGATTCCAGGATTTATGAGGTATGCCCCAAAACAGCAAGATTTGAAATTAAAGCGTTTAATAAAGAAACTTGGTGATGATTTCAATGATAAATGGATGTCAATTGAACGTCCAATTGATGCTGATCAAAGTGAAGTTTTAATTTCAGATTCGGAAATAATTGATGAAAAACTCCTGAAAGATGTTGAAACACTCAATATGACTTTAACAGACAGTGACAATGCTGTTGCAAATATTTCTGATCACACcttaaatttattcaaaagatGGCTTCTGCTTCACGGAACGTGCAATATTCATTTTGTATATACCGATATTGGAAGCATGTTTTGGCCGCGTTGGATACGTAAAGGCATCTGTACGACAGAAGTGTCATGCTCGTGGCCTCCTGGTATGTCTTGTCTTCCTACAGAGGGCGAGGTCATACGCATTCTCCGTTGGAATTGTCGGAGGGGAAAGAGAAAACATAAAAAGGGACgacgaaacaaacaaaaatacagtaACGCCGTGAAAGATTTAAGGAAAAGAAGGCGTGACCGATATGGAGGAATGAGATgtaaatggcttaaaattccgTATGCGGTCAACAGTAAATGTGTCTGTTCTTGTTGA